One Clarias gariepinus isolate MV-2021 ecotype Netherlands chromosome 18, CGAR_prim_01v2, whole genome shotgun sequence genomic window carries:
- the samd1b gene encoding sterile alpha motif domain-containing protein 1, translating into MSEPRYREWILETIDSLRSRKARPDLERICRMVRRRHGSDPDRTRAELEKLIQEQTVLKVNYKGSVSYRNAAKVQRKCRRKVETCTKHADGISAEREPSPGSRTRSAQEKRGEEEKEEEGEGDEDEEEEEESVVSPATDGSGGGGGGETHASSDLREPERRTCASARNNKQQQQLRAARSGGTAGGDRDRDRAEDLGDRLVAAVWSLSERNSRSQNHQNQNHQHAPLGLREILGFLGTQAGGAHTGAEKLTRSRVNVVLEREIERGRLRRTRLGHISAVPARRGGGGGGAAKASEASARLPASTSRSSSSSGGSGSAPQDGRVSPQEQVKEEKVMEVKSEEVDKMDEEAEPPKESEPQSSKPEGEAEDKVHTPASLSAGLKVKECEDPHTPPVTEEEEQLRLSPLPSPSKLSSGHQEPEQAGTEVEMVMEGESLHTESVTQDQREAVPDQIDTLTQDEAVVISDSVAIPPSIPIKSYSVCKAEVGVSSCLLTPSASPGAAEERGMNGGVFVKSETSITNPVDWTVADVASYFTAAGFPEQALAFRMQEIDGKSLLLMQRNDVLTGLSIRLGPALKIYERHVKVLQRTHFQDDEAFC; encoded by the exons aTGTCCGAGCCGCGGTACCGAGAGTGGATCCTGGAGACGATCGACTCGTTGCGCTCGAGGAAAGCGCGCCCGGACCTCGAGAGGATCTGCCGGATGGTGCGCAGGAGGCACGGCTCCGACCCGGACCGCACGCGGGCCGAGCTCGAGAAGCTGATCCAGGAGCAAACTGTGCTGAAAGTTAACTACAAGGGCTCCGTGTCGTACCGGAACGCCGCCAAAGTGCAGCGGAAATGCCGGCGGAAGGTCGAGACGTGCACCAAGCACGCCGACGGCATCAGCGCGGAGCGCGAGCCGTCACCCGGGAGCCGCACGCGCTCCGCTCAAGAGAAGCGTGGAGAGGAAGAGAAggaagaagagggagagggggacgAAGacgaagaggaagaagaggaatcGGTTGTGTCTCCTGCGACAGACggctcaggaggaggaggaggaggagagacgcACGCGAGCAGCGATTTGCGCGAGCCCGAGCGGCGAACTTGCGCGAGCGCTCGCAACAAtaagcagcagcaacaactcCGAGCTGCGAGGAGCGGCGGAACAGCAGGaggggacagagacagagacagagcggAGGATCTGGGTGACCGGCTCGTGGCGGCGGTGTGGAGTCTGAGCGAGCGGAACAGCCGGTCTCAGAACCACCAGAACCAGAACCACCAGCACGCGCCGCTCGGGCTCAGAGAGATCCTGGGCTTCCTCGGCACGCAGGCCGGCGGCGCGCACACGGGCGCCGAGAAGCTGACCCGCAGCCGCGTCAATGTGGTGCTCGAGCGCGAGATCGAGCGGGGTCGCCTGCGCAGGACGCGCCTCGGTCACATCTCCGCCGTGCCCGCGCggaggggaggaggaggagggggggcgGCCAAGGCGTCAGAGGCGTCCGCGCGACTCCCGGCGAGCACGAgcaggagcagcagcagcagcggcgGCAGCGGCAGCGCGCCGCAGGACGGGCGCGTGTCACCGCAG GAACAAGTAAAGGAAGAGAAGGTGATGGAGGTGAAGAGCGAGGAGGTTGACAAGATGGACGAAGAAGCTGAACCCCCTAAAGAAAGCGAGCCCCAGAGCTCCAAACCTGAAGGGGAAGCAGAGGACAAAGTTCACACACCCGCTTCACTTTCAGCCGGCCTGAAGGTGAAGGAGTGTGAAGATCCGCACACACCTCCGGTCACGGAGGAAGAGGAGCAGCTTCGGCTTTCACCGCTGCCCTCGCCATCCAAACTGAGCTCCGGTCATCAGGAACCTGAACAGGCTGGaactgaag TTGAAATGGTGATGGAGGGAGAGTCTCTTCACACAGAGAGTGTAACACAAGATCAAAGGGAAGCCGTACCTGACCAAatagacacactcacacag GATGAAGCGGTTGTCATCTCAGACAGTGTGGCGATTCCACCCTCTATTCCCATTAAATCCT ATTCCGTGTGTAAGGCTGAAGTGGGCGTGTCCTCTTGTCTGCTGACTCCATCTGCCTCGCCAGGAGCGGCGGAGGAACGAGGGATGAATGGAGGAGT TTTTGTAAAGTCGGAGACCAGCATCACAAATCCAGTCGACTGGACGGTGGCCGACGTCGCCAGTTATTTCACAGCGGCGGGATTTCCAGAGCAGGCTCTCGCTTTCAGGATGCAG GAAATCGACGGGAAATCACTTCTCCTGATGCAGCGGAATGATGTCCTGACCGGCCTGTCAATCAGACTAGGCCCTGCCCTCAAGATCTACGAGCGGCACGTAAAGGTTTTGCAGAGGACCCACTTCCAGGACGATGAAGCTTTCTGCTGA